The following proteins come from a genomic window of Nocardioides albertanoniae:
- a CDS encoding LpqB family beta-propeller domain-containing protein produces the protein MRSALAAILTVVALFASACSSVPDSGPVKRVDLAAPDSQDEVIPYNPGAPRAGASPGEIVDGFLDAMKATPMSTSFARRYLTKEAALKWTPSGRTLVYGELGSHVGSSPRVSVELEDAGWLDDRGVWRGALASSQAILDFGLTRTDGEWRISSAPDALVIEEDWFLAHYARSNLYYVEPAGQTLVPEPIFAPKGSAYASTLVTSLLSGPGEEEQGVIRSALPANAEEPRSVNVRDGVAEVDLAGDLGEHDTEELRLMGAQLAWTLRQDTSVRSIRLTIDGEPVVIPGWSETFSVQNGGGYDPNGTSARVDLYALRGGALVTSTGEDDDPWVPVLGGWSRSHGVTDVAVDADASRAAAITADRTGVIVGGLSSDADLSSAPVTGTRLLRPTWDLAGRLWLIDKSPTGARVMYVDGDRLVRVAVPGVTGENVTRFLVSRDGTRLVAAIGGDTPDRIVVSRLRATSKGEITNATSAVLLPHPDAATMHVTDIAWTSPTTIVAVQQIGSTALFQSVSLDGAPSGERYTLSDRVTGVVGSPVLSARLYAISGWTLLDPLDRFDLALPSDLSDVTYQG, from the coding sequence GTGAGATCCGCGCTCGCCGCGATCCTGACCGTGGTCGCGCTCTTCGCCTCGGCCTGCTCGAGCGTTCCCGACTCGGGCCCGGTCAAGCGCGTCGACCTGGCCGCACCGGACTCGCAGGACGAGGTCATCCCCTACAACCCGGGCGCTCCGCGCGCGGGCGCGTCCCCGGGCGAGATCGTCGACGGCTTCCTCGACGCGATGAAGGCGACCCCGATGAGCACGTCCTTCGCCCGCCGCTACCTCACCAAGGAGGCGGCGCTGAAGTGGACCCCGTCGGGTCGCACGCTGGTCTACGGCGAGCTCGGCTCCCACGTCGGCTCCTCGCCGCGGGTCTCGGTCGAGCTCGAGGACGCCGGCTGGCTCGACGACCGTGGTGTGTGGCGGGGAGCCCTGGCCAGCTCCCAGGCGATCCTCGACTTCGGGCTGACCCGTACCGACGGCGAGTGGCGGATCAGTTCGGCCCCGGACGCGCTGGTGATCGAGGAGGACTGGTTCCTGGCTCACTATGCGCGCAGCAACCTCTACTACGTCGAGCCGGCCGGGCAGACCCTGGTTCCCGAGCCGATCTTCGCGCCCAAGGGCTCGGCCTACGCCAGCACCCTGGTCACCAGCCTGCTCAGCGGCCCGGGGGAGGAGGAGCAGGGCGTGATCCGCAGCGCCCTCCCGGCGAACGCGGAGGAGCCGAGGTCGGTGAACGTACGCGACGGGGTCGCCGAGGTCGATCTGGCCGGTGACCTGGGCGAGCACGACACCGAGGAGCTTCGGCTCATGGGTGCCCAGCTGGCCTGGACGCTGCGCCAGGACACCAGTGTGAGGAGCATCAGGCTCACGATCGACGGCGAGCCTGTGGTGATCCCGGGCTGGAGCGAGACCTTCAGCGTCCAGAACGGCGGAGGCTACGACCCCAACGGCACCTCGGCCAGGGTCGATCTCTATGCGTTGCGCGGTGGCGCGCTGGTGACCAGCACCGGCGAGGACGACGACCCGTGGGTGCCGGTGCTCGGTGGCTGGTCACGCTCCCACGGGGTGACCGACGTGGCCGTCGACGCCGACGCCTCGAGAGCCGCCGCGATCACGGCCGACCGCACCGGCGTCATCGTCGGCGGGCTGAGCAGCGACGCCGACCTCAGCTCGGCTCCGGTGACCGGCACCCGGCTGCTCCGGCCCACCTGGGACCTCGCCGGCCGACTGTGGCTGATCGACAAGTCACCGACCGGCGCCCGGGTCATGTACGTCGACGGCGACCGCCTCGTGCGCGTCGCGGTGCCTGGCGTGACGGGGGAGAACGTGACCCGGTTCCTGGTCTCGCGCGACGGCACCCGGCTCGTCGCGGCGATCGGTGGAGACACCCCTGACCGCATCGTCGTGAGCCGGCTGCGGGCCACCTCGAAGGGCGAGATCACCAACGCCACCTCGGCGGTCCTGCTGCCACACCCAGACGCCGCGACGATGCACGTCACCGACATCGCCTGGACCTCCCCGACCACGATCGTCGCGGTGCAGCAGATCGGCTCGACGGCGCTGTTCCAGTCGGTCTCGCTCGACGGTGCCCCCAGTGGGGAGCGCTACACGCTCAGCGACCGGGTCACCGGTGTCGTGGGCTCGCCGGTGCTCTCCGCCCGGCTCTACGCCATCTCCGGCTGGACGCTCCTGGACCCCCTCGACCGCTTCGACCTGGCCCTGCCCTCCGATCTCTCCGACGTCACCTACCAGGGCTGA
- a CDS encoding response regulator yields the protein MSSTSGPDREPIRVLVVDDQELFRRGLVALLASEDGIEVIGEATNGIEGTERAAAAAPDVVLLDVRMPKQTGLEACVAIKEAVPSANIIMLTVSDEEADLYDAVKAGAMGYLLKDSSIDQVAQAIRVVADGQSLISPAMAVKLMEEFKQMSAPDRSPVPGPKLTDRELEVLGLVAKGLNNREIAKRLFISENTVKNHVRNILEKLQAHSRMEAVMYAVRQKLLNVD from the coding sequence GTGTCATCTACTTCTGGTCCCGATCGTGAGCCGATCCGTGTCTTGGTCGTCGACGACCAGGAGCTCTTCCGACGCGGTCTGGTCGCGCTGCTCGCCAGCGAGGACGGCATCGAGGTCATCGGTGAGGCGACCAACGGCATCGAGGGCACCGAGCGCGCGGCAGCTGCCGCTCCCGACGTCGTGCTGCTCGACGTACGGATGCCGAAGCAGACGGGTCTGGAGGCCTGCGTCGCCATCAAGGAGGCCGTCCCCTCGGCCAACATCATCATGCTGACGGTCTCCGACGAGGAGGCCGATCTCTACGACGCGGTCAAGGCCGGCGCGATGGGCTATCTCCTCAAGGACTCCTCGATCGACCAGGTCGCGCAGGCGATCCGGGTGGTCGCCGACGGTCAGTCCCTGATCAGCCCCGCCATGGCGGTCAAGCTGATGGAGGAGTTCAAGCAGATGTCGGCTCCCGACCGCTCCCCGGTGCCCGGCCCCAAGCTCACCGACCGCGAGCTCGAGGTGCTCGGTCTGGTCGCCAAGGGCCTCAACAACCGCGAGATCGCCAAGCGGCTGTTCATCTCGGAGAACACGGTCAAGAACCACGTACGCAACATCCTGGAGAAGCTCCAGGCCCACTCGCGCATGGAGGCGGTCATGTACGCCGTGCGCCAGAAGCTGCTCAACGTGGACTGA
- the hpf gene encoding ribosome hibernation-promoting factor, HPF/YfiA family — protein MEVVVTARNAEVSDRYRAHVAEKLAKLEKHDHRIIRINVEVDNEPNPRQHKGAVHVELTAHSKGPVVRAEACAEDKMGALDLAVDKMASQMRRAADRRRVHRGRRTPVSVGQALAGIEPDGLASESDNDDYADDTVREHQVGPITVTGEGPLVVREKTHAAEPMTLDQALYEMELVGHDFYLYVDKDSTRPSVVYRRKGYDYGVIALDRTDLV, from the coding sequence ATGGAAGTTGTCGTCACGGCCCGCAACGCCGAGGTCTCAGATCGCTACCGCGCTCACGTAGCCGAGAAGCTCGCGAAGCTCGAGAAGCATGACCACCGCATCATCCGGATCAACGTGGAGGTCGACAACGAGCCCAACCCGCGCCAGCACAAGGGCGCGGTGCACGTCGAGCTGACCGCACACTCGAAGGGCCCGGTCGTCCGGGCCGAGGCGTGTGCCGAAGACAAGATGGGGGCGCTGGACCTGGCCGTTGACAAGATGGCTTCCCAGATGCGCCGCGCTGCCGACCGCCGCAGGGTTCACCGCGGCCGTCGCACGCCGGTGTCCGTGGGGCAGGCGCTGGCGGGCATCGAGCCCGACGGCCTGGCATCCGAGTCGGACAACGACGACTACGCGGACGACACGGTGCGCGAGCACCAGGTCGGCCCGATCACGGTGACGGGGGAGGGGCCGTTGGTGGTGCGCGAGAAGACGCATGCCGCCGAGCCGATGACGCTCGACCAGGCGCTCTACGAGATGGAGCTGGTCGGGCACGACTTCTACCTCTATGTCGACAAGGACTCGACGAGGCCCTCGGTCGTCTACCGCAGGAAGGGATACGACTACGGCGTGATCGCGCTCGACCGCACGGATCTCGTCTGA
- a CDS encoding hemerythrin domain-containing protein, whose translation MTEGEKTRLIAWSNEMRSVHERLRKALRVTQEAIAAGDPAKPAARDLLLFCHGFCAALTGHHEGEDRELFPAIAAAHPELRDTIRQLEQDHSMIGHLLGGLEAAVGRADTAEALGKHLEGIAAIMESHFRFEERKLLNVLDSLELDADVGKVFGPL comes from the coding sequence GTGACTGAGGGCGAGAAGACCAGGCTGATCGCCTGGAGCAACGAGATGCGCAGCGTGCACGAGAGACTGCGCAAGGCCCTGCGGGTGACGCAGGAGGCCATCGCCGCCGGTGACCCGGCCAAGCCGGCAGCCCGTGACCTGCTGCTGTTCTGCCACGGGTTCTGCGCGGCCCTGACGGGTCACCACGAAGGCGAGGACCGGGAGCTCTTCCCGGCGATCGCCGCCGCTCATCCCGAGCTGCGTGACACGATCCGGCAGCTCGAGCAGGACCACTCCATGATCGGCCACCTCCTCGGCGGCCTCGAGGCCGCGGTCGGCCGGGCCGACACCGCCGAGGCTCTCGGGAAGCACCTCGAGGGCATCGCCGCGATCATGGAGTCCCATTTCCGCTTCGAGGAGCGCAAGCTGCTCAACGTGCTCGACTCGCTCGAGCTGGACGCGGACGTGGGCAAGGTCTTCGGCCCGCTGTGA
- the mtrB gene encoding MtrAB system histidine kinase MtrB yields MTLEQVVRGVRRTPKRLLTTWRRSIQTRVVVYTVLLTAGAVSLVGLILLEQIGDQMVEDRVAAAKGEAAEELSAARTSIVDTSGANGGTPLQRNDLGDPIIQRSVSRGYGVVMAGPVTPRSGRISDNGVEWTPGLDVRSVPRDLEDRFQSIRAEPAWTYTRIAYDDGERSSTPGIVIGSQLELHDDTYNIYFLFPMDQEQETLGVITRGLLAAGAILILLIGFGSWVVTRHVVTPIRIARRTAERLAAGRLEERMVVHGEDDLTGLALSFNQMASGLQNQIRQLEHLSRIQRRFSSDVSHELRTPLTTVRMASDVLHEARETFDAPTARAAELLQTELDRFETLLSDLLEISRFDAGAAVLDLYDTDLTALAHAVVEAYTPLAEKRDIELTVIAPSHPCVAQVDHRRVERIVRNLVANATDHALVGQSVTVSVDSDDHAAALTVRDHGVGLAPGETALVFNRFWRADPARDRSSGGTGLGLSISLEDAHLHGGWLQAWGRPDQGAQFRLTLPRHAGVALRHSPLPLVPVDARDTLGAP; encoded by the coding sequence GTGACGCTCGAGCAGGTCGTCCGCGGCGTACGCCGGACACCGAAACGACTCCTCACGACCTGGCGCCGGTCGATCCAGACGCGCGTGGTCGTCTACACCGTGCTGCTCACCGCGGGCGCGGTGAGCCTGGTCGGGCTGATCCTCCTGGAGCAGATCGGCGACCAGATGGTCGAGGACCGCGTCGCGGCCGCGAAGGGGGAGGCAGCCGAGGAGCTGAGCGCGGCCCGGACGAGCATCGTCGACACCTCCGGCGCCAACGGCGGCACCCCTCTGCAGCGCAACGACCTGGGTGACCCGATCATCCAGCGCAGCGTCTCGCGCGGCTACGGGGTGGTGATGGCCGGGCCGGTCACGCCCAGGTCGGGGCGGATCAGCGACAACGGCGTCGAGTGGACACCCGGCCTCGACGTACGCAGCGTCCCTCGTGACCTCGAGGACCGGTTCCAGTCGATCCGGGCCGAGCCCGCCTGGACCTACACCCGCATCGCCTACGACGACGGCGAGCGGTCCTCCACGCCCGGCATCGTGATCGGGTCGCAGCTGGAGCTGCACGACGACACGTACAACATCTACTTCCTCTTCCCGATGGATCAGGAGCAGGAGACGCTCGGCGTGATCACCCGCGGGCTGCTGGCCGCCGGCGCGATCCTGATCCTGCTGATCGGCTTCGGCAGCTGGGTCGTGACCCGCCATGTCGTGACCCCGATCCGCATCGCGCGCCGCACCGCTGAGCGCCTCGCCGCGGGTCGCCTCGAGGAGCGGATGGTCGTGCACGGGGAGGACGACCTCACCGGCCTGGCGCTCTCCTTCAACCAGATGGCCAGCGGCCTGCAGAACCAGATCCGCCAGCTCGAGCATCTCTCCCGCATCCAGCGACGGTTCAGCTCCGACGTCTCCCACGAGCTGCGTACGCCGCTCACCACCGTGCGCATGGCCAGTGACGTCCTCCACGAGGCCCGCGAGACCTTCGACGCGCCGACGGCTCGGGCCGCCGAGCTGCTGCAGACCGAGCTCGACCGGTTCGAGACGCTCCTGAGCGACCTGCTCGAGATCAGTCGCTTCGACGCCGGAGCTGCCGTGCTCGACCTCTACGACACCGATCTGACCGCCCTGGCCCATGCCGTCGTGGAGGCCTACACGCCGCTGGCCGAGAAGCGCGACATCGAGCTGACGGTCATCGCCCCGAGCCATCCGTGCGTCGCGCAGGTCGATCACCGACGGGTCGAGCGGATCGTGCGCAACCTGGTCGCCAACGCCACCGACCACGCTCTCGTCGGCCAGAGCGTCACGGTCAGTGTCGACAGCGACGACCATGCCGCCGCGCTCACGGTGCGCGACCACGGTGTCGGGCTCGCGCCCGGGGAGACCGCTCTGGTCTTCAACCGGTTCTGGCGGGCAGACCCCGCCCGCGACCGCTCGAGCGGCGGCACCGGCCTCGGCCTGTCGATCTCGCTCGAGGACGCGCATCTCCACGGCGGCTGGCTGCAGGCATGGGGGCGCCCCGACCAGGGTGCGCAGTTCCGCCTGACCTTGCCGCGTCATGCCGGGGTGGCGCTGCGCCACAGCCCGCTCCCGCTCGTACCCGTAGACGCCCGAGACACCTTGGGGGCACCGTGA
- a CDS encoding winged helix-turn-helix domain-containing protein, which translates to MQSPNSQKLSTSQARRIALAAQGFADKPHTAPTMRTFQRTLERTGVLQVDSVNVLQRAHYMPLYSRMGAYDTGLLHRASKGRRDRRMVEYWAHVQAYMPVELWPHMQWRMDHYRATRGSKWWGSVPEGMKEKVLALVAEQGAMTAREAAKHLDDAGPQTKDHWGWNWSDSRKTLDILYMFGELAIAGRNDQFEVSYDLPERVIPQIHLDAPTPSKEEAHLELVRRAARSHGVGTAKDVADYFRMRVDDTTHALNQLIDAGEVEPVMVEGIRKQAYLFSGSRLPRRITARALLSPFDPLVWERERTEALFDFFYRIEIYTPAPKRIHGYYVLPFLLGEHIVGRVDLKADRRSGTLQVKGAYAEPGAPAETPEELAAELERLAGWLGMDAIEVDPKGDLAAPLAAAVIG; encoded by the coding sequence GTGCAGTCGCCCAACTCTCAAAAGCTCAGCACGTCCCAGGCCCGCCGGATCGCGCTGGCGGCGCAGGGGTTCGCGGACAAGCCCCACACCGCCCCCACGATGCGTACGTTCCAGCGCACCCTGGAGCGCACCGGGGTCCTGCAGGTCGACAGTGTCAACGTCTTGCAGCGGGCGCACTACATGCCGCTCTACAGCCGGATGGGGGCCTACGACACCGGTCTGTTGCACCGGGCGAGCAAGGGGCGGCGAGACCGCAGGATGGTGGAGTACTGGGCCCACGTGCAGGCCTACATGCCGGTCGAGCTGTGGCCGCACATGCAGTGGCGGATGGACCACTACCGCGCGACCAGGGGTTCGAAGTGGTGGGGGAGCGTGCCCGAGGGCATGAAGGAGAAGGTGCTCGCGCTGGTGGCCGAGCAGGGCGCGATGACCGCCCGTGAGGCGGCCAAGCACCTCGACGACGCCGGCCCGCAGACCAAGGACCACTGGGGCTGGAACTGGTCCGACTCCCGCAAGACCCTCGACATCCTCTACATGTTCGGCGAGCTGGCCATCGCCGGCCGCAACGACCAGTTCGAGGTCTCCTACGACCTCCCTGAGCGCGTCATCCCGCAGATCCACCTCGATGCTCCGACGCCCTCGAAGGAAGAGGCCCACCTCGAGCTCGTACGCCGCGCCGCAAGGTCCCACGGGGTCGGCACCGCCAAGGACGTCGCCGACTACTTCCGGATGCGTGTGGACGACACGACGCACGCGCTGAACCAGCTCATCGACGCCGGCGAGGTCGAGCCGGTCATGGTCGAGGGCATCCGCAAGCAGGCGTACCTCTTCTCCGGGTCGCGGCTCCCGCGCCGCATCACCGCCCGTGCGCTGCTGAGCCCGTTCGACCCGCTGGTGTGGGAGCGCGAGCGCACCGAGGCCCTCTTCGACTTCTTCTACCGGATCGAGATCTACACCCCCGCACCGAAGCGCATCCACGGCTACTACGTGCTCCCGTTCCTCCTCGGTGAGCACATCGTGGGCCGGGTCGACCTGAAGGCCGACCGCAGGAGCGGAACGCTCCAGGTCAAGGGCGCCTACGCCGAGCCCGGTGCCCCCGCGGAGACACCCGAGGAGCTGGCCGCCGAGCTCGAGCGACTCGCCGGCTGGCTGGGCATGGACGCGATCGAGGTCGACCCCAAGGGAGACCTGGCCGCACCCCTCGCTGCCGCGGTGATCGGTTGA
- a CDS encoding ComF family protein, with the protein MTNRLGLRALELADAWHDLVVGGSCIGCRRPGRLLCRECRAALPTQARSRPPAPAPTGIVPVFAAGPYEGLLKELVIGLKEHQLLALRTPLAGLLALSVLEAMVATGGDPSGDPDATTILVPVPSRPASVRERGLDSTSAITRGAAALLRRQGVGVRHHRLLRTRPGVADQAGLDFRQRQANLDGSITCPASGIRTLARTTPRAGFIVCDDVITTGATARDAQRALESAGLRVKGIATVAATQRRSRVQTEETIM; encoded by the coding sequence ATGACGAACCGTCTCGGGCTCCGCGCCCTCGAGCTCGCCGACGCCTGGCACGACCTGGTCGTCGGCGGCAGCTGCATCGGCTGTCGGCGGCCCGGCCGTCTGCTCTGCCGCGAATGTCGTGCGGCGCTACCGACCCAGGCCCGGTCGCGGCCGCCGGCGCCGGCCCCGACCGGCATCGTCCCGGTCTTCGCCGCCGGACCCTACGAGGGCCTGCTCAAGGAGCTGGTCATCGGCCTCAAGGAGCATCAGCTCCTCGCGCTCCGTACGCCGCTGGCCGGCCTGCTCGCGCTGTCGGTGCTCGAGGCGATGGTCGCGACCGGCGGTGACCCCAGTGGCGACCCCGACGCCACCACGATCCTCGTGCCCGTCCCGTCGAGGCCGGCCTCCGTCCGCGAGCGCGGGCTCGACAGCACCTCGGCGATCACCCGTGGTGCGGCCGCGCTCCTGAGACGGCAAGGGGTCGGCGTACGCCATCATCGGCTGCTGCGCACCAGGCCAGGTGTCGCGGACCAGGCCGGGCTCGACTTCAGGCAGCGGCAGGCCAACCTCGACGGTTCGATCACCTGCCCGGCGTCCGGCATCCGGACACTCGCCCGAACGACTCCGCGAGCCGGATTCATCGTGTGCGACGACGTGATCACGACCGGTGCGACGGCGCGGGACGCTCAGCGAGCGCTGGAATCGGCCGGACTCCGTGTGAAGGGCATCGCGACCGTAGCGGCCACCCAACGTCGGTCTCGCGTTCAAACCGAGGAAACCATCATGTAA
- the mtrA gene encoding MtrAB system response regulator MtrA, with protein MADRSTSDQPAKGKVLVVDDDASLSEMLAIVLRQEGFESRLVTRGDLAFNAFQDYKPDVVLLDLMLPGMDGIEVCKQIRKESGVPIVMLTAKGDTVDVVVGLESGADDYVVKPFKPKELIARIRARVRRHDDALPEVLEIGDLTIDVAGHQVVRAGEQIQLTPLEFDLLECLARKPHQVFSREVLLEQVWGYRHAADTRLVNVHVQRLRSKVEHDPENPEIVVTVRGVGYKAGPV; from the coding sequence ATGGCCGATCGCAGCACTTCCGACCAGCCCGCCAAGGGAAAGGTCCTCGTCGTCGACGACGACGCCTCGCTGAGCGAGATGCTCGCGATCGTGCTGCGCCAAGAAGGCTTCGAGTCGAGGCTCGTCACCCGTGGTGACCTGGCGTTCAACGCGTTCCAGGACTACAAGCCCGACGTCGTGCTGCTCGACCTGATGCTCCCCGGGATGGACGGCATCGAGGTGTGCAAGCAGATCCGCAAGGAGTCCGGCGTGCCGATCGTGATGCTCACGGCGAAGGGCGACACGGTCGACGTGGTCGTCGGTCTGGAGTCCGGTGCCGACGACTACGTCGTCAAGCCGTTCAAGCCCAAGGAGCTGATCGCCAGGATCCGGGCCCGGGTGCGCAGGCACGACGACGCGTTGCCCGAGGTGCTGGAGATCGGCGACCTGACCATCGACGTCGCCGGCCACCAGGTCGTGCGTGCGGGTGAGCAGATCCAGCTCACGCCGTTGGAGTTCGACCTGCTCGAGTGCCTCGCCCGCAAGCCTCACCAGGTCTTCTCCCGCGAGGTGCTGCTCGAGCAGGTGTGGGGCTACCGTCACGCCGCCGACACCAGGCTGGTCAACGTGCACGTGCAGCGGCTGCGCTCGAAGGTCGAGCACGACCCGGAGAACCCCGAGATCGTCGTCACCGTGCGCGGCGTCGGCTACAAGGCAGGGCCCGTGTGA
- a CDS encoding nucleoside triphosphate pyrophosphohydrolase family protein, which yields MDMNAYQQAALRTAAPKDKQNEVFHLLLGLVGETGEIAEKAKKIVRDRDSDFAQWDREDLAKELGDTLWYVAVLADHFELPLDDIAELNIKKLADRQARGAIGGRGDNR from the coding sequence ATGGATATGAACGCCTACCAGCAAGCGGCGTTGCGGACCGCGGCGCCGAAGGACAAGCAAAACGAGGTGTTCCATCTGCTGCTCGGTCTGGTCGGGGAGACGGGCGAGATCGCGGAGAAGGCGAAGAAGATCGTCCGGGACCGCGACAGCGACTTTGCGCAGTGGGATCGGGAGGACCTGGCCAAGGAGCTCGGTGACACGCTTTGGTACGTCGCGGTTCTCGCCGACCACTTCGAGCTCCCGCTCGACGACATCGCTGAGCTCAACATCAAGAAGCTCGCCGACAGGCAGGCGCGCGGCGCGATCGGTGGGCGCGGCGACAACCGCTGA